The following coding sequences are from one uncultured Bacteroides sp. window:
- a CDS encoding glycoside hydrolase family 27 protein — translation MKKIVLAVILLTLSSVAYLRAQKFESLAETPPMGWNSWNKFACNIDENIIRGIADAMVENGLRDAGYVYLNLDDCWHGERDSLGFIQPDPIKFPSGVKALADYVHAKGLKLGIYSDAGRKTCGGRPGSFGHEYQDALQYAKWGIDYLKYDWCETEDINPVGAYNLMRDALYAAGRPILFSMCEWGHSKPWTWAKKTGHMWRTTGDIFNCFDCIDQHPDWAAYGVLQILDMQNGLRQYAGPGHWNDPDMLEVGNGQTVNEDRAHFSMWCMLAAPLILGNDLRNMSQETKDILMNKEVIAVDQDKEGIQGLRFLVENGLEFWLKPLADDDWAFCVLNRTTESKEYLIDWQNFNLYDDVAKRFTDFDSKVYAVRNLWTKRNEGDTKKSKSIMIPGHDVVMYRLIFNQK, via the coding sequence ATGAAAAAGATTGTACTAGCTGTTATCTTGTTGACCTTGTCTTCTGTAGCCTACCTAAGAGCACAGAAATTTGAGAGTTTGGCAGAAACTCCACCAATGGGCTGGAACAGTTGGAATAAGTTTGCCTGCAATATAGATGAAAATATAATAAGAGGCATTGCTGATGCTATGGTAGAAAATGGTCTACGTGATGCTGGATATGTTTATTTGAATTTGGACGACTGTTGGCATGGGGAGCGGGATAGTCTTGGCTTTATTCAGCCTGATCCAATTAAATTTCCTTCAGGAGTGAAGGCACTGGCAGATTATGTGCATGCTAAAGGATTGAAATTGGGTATTTATTCTGATGCTGGAAGGAAAACCTGTGGTGGGCGCCCAGGAAGTTTCGGACATGAATATCAGGATGCTCTTCAATATGCTAAGTGGGGAATTGATTATTTGAAGTATGACTGGTGTGAAACAGAGGATATAAACCCGGTCGGTGCTTATAATCTTATGCGTGATGCTTTGTATGCAGCTGGCCGCCCAATTCTTTTTAGTATGTGTGAGTGGGGACATAGTAAACCATGGACTTGGGCGAAAAAAACAGGGCATATGTGGCGTACTACCGGAGATATTTTTAATTGCTTCGACTGTATTGATCAACATCCGGATTGGGCTGCGTATGGTGTCCTGCAAATTTTGGATATGCAAAATGGACTTCGACAATATGCTGGTCCCGGACATTGGAACGATCCTGATATGCTTGAAGTTGGTAATGGGCAAACGGTGAATGAAGATCGTGCACATTTCTCTATGTGGTGTATGCTTGCCGCCCCTTTAATTTTAGGAAATGATTTGCGCAATATGTCGCAGGAGACTAAGGATATTCTCATGAATAAAGAGGTGATCGCGGTCGATCAAGATAAGGAAGGAATTCAAGGCCTTCGATTTTTAGTTGAAAATGGCTTAGAATTTTGGCTTAAGCCGCTTGCTGATGATGACTGGGCGTTCTGCGTACTCAATCGCACAACTGAATCTAAAGAGTATCTTATTGATTGGCAAAATTTCAACTTGTATGATGATGTTGCTAAACGTTTTACTGATTTTGACTCGAAGGTATATGCTGTTCGTAACCTTTGGACAAAGCGGAATGAAGGAGACACCAAGAAATCAAAATCGATAATGATTCCTGGGCATGATGTTGTGATGTACCGTTTAATCTTTAATCAAAAGTAA
- a CDS encoding acetylxylan esterase encodes MSYIRAIVLPFCLGLSLLQSVSAQIKGNEIRVMVSPNHSDWQYNLNESSVFTIQVFKAQNLLKDVMIDYELGPEMYPTEVKKHLMLKEGKLVIKGKMNTPGFLRCKVKAYVAGYTYEGLATTAYEPLKITPFATAPKDFDAFWNTSLTEARKVPLQPTMVLLPERCTETVNVYQVSFQNMRWGSRTYGILCIPKKEGKYPALLHVPGAGIRPYYGDLTTASKGAITLDIGVHGIPVTMTQDYYDKLFSGALYCYWDINKNNRDAFYYKRVFIGAVRAVDFLCSLSQYNGKALGVTGSSQGGALTIITAALDKRITFFAAVHPAMCDLVASLEKRACGWPHYFYPKENPDKAEIEATRYYDVVNFTSLLSVPGWLSWGYNDEVCAPTSMYAAYNSITSPKELHPYLETGHYWYQEQCNEWNRWLWKQMGIE; translated from the coding sequence ATGAGTTATATTAGAGCGATAGTTCTACCCTTTTGTTTGGGATTGTCCTTACTACAATCAGTTTCGGCACAAATTAAAGGAAATGAAATTCGGGTGATGGTATCACCTAACCATTCAGATTGGCAATACAATTTGAATGAGAGTTCGGTATTTACGATACAAGTCTTTAAAGCTCAGAACCTTTTAAAGGATGTAATGATTGATTATGAATTAGGGCCGGAGATGTATCCAACAGAAGTGAAAAAGCATCTTATGCTTAAAGAGGGCAAATTGGTTATAAAAGGGAAGATGAATACTCCAGGATTCTTGCGTTGCAAAGTAAAGGCTTATGTTGCTGGATATACTTATGAAGGATTGGCTACTACTGCTTATGAGCCTTTAAAGATTACGCCTTTTGCTACTGCTCCGAAAGATTTTGATGCTTTTTGGAACACTTCGTTGACTGAAGCTCGAAAGGTTCCACTTCAGCCCACAATGGTGTTATTGCCTGAACGTTGTACTGAAACAGTCAATGTATATCAAGTAAGTTTCCAGAATATGCGTTGGGGATCCCGTACTTATGGTATTCTTTGTATACCTAAAAAAGAAGGTAAATACCCGGCTTTGCTACATGTGCCGGGAGCAGGTATTCGTCCCTATTATGGTGATTTAACGACAGCTTCTAAAGGAGCTATAACTCTTGACATAGGTGTGCATGGCATTCCTGTTACCATGACACAAGATTACTACGATAAATTATTTAGTGGTGCTTTGTATTGCTATTGGGACATCAATAAGAACAATCGGGATGCATTCTATTATAAAAGAGTATTTATCGGGGCTGTTCGAGCAGTCGACTTCCTTTGCAGCTTGTCACAATATAATGGTAAAGCTTTAGGAGTTACCGGCTCTAGTCAGGGCGGTGCACTTACTATCATAACAGCGGCATTAGACAAGCGGATTACTTTCTTTGCAGCTGTGCATCCTGCTATGTGTGATTTGGTTGCTTCCTTGGAAAAAAGAGCGTGTGGCTGGCCTCATTATTTCTATCCAAAAGAGAATCCTGATAAAGCTGAAATTGAAGCAACGCGATATTATGATGTTGTTAATTTTACCTCTCTTCTGTCAGTTCCCGGTTGGCTTAGTTGGGGATATAACGATGAAGTTTGTGCTCCGACTTCTATGTATGCCGCTTATAATAGTATAACTTCTCCTAAAGAATTGCATCCGTATTTAGAAACGGGTCATTACTGGTATCAAGAGCAATGTAATGAGTGGAATAGGTGGCTGTGGAAGCAGATGGGAATTGAATAA
- a CDS encoding TonB-dependent receptor, translating to MLFLTALLMSCHVMAQQTYVTGTITDANDGSPMIGANVLVKGTTTGTISDINGNFTLNIPTGKSTLKISCIGYRTQVIRLKSGQKVVKIIMKEDSELIDEIVVVGYGTMKKSDLSGASASMSEDQIKGSVITNLDQSFQGRVAGVTAVSTSGAPGASSSIRVRGQATINADAEPLYVIDGVIVQGGGRRGADFGLGDALGNGSVSTISPLSTINPSDIVSMEILKDASATAIYGAQGSNGVVLITTKRGKVGEAKFTYDGMMAVQRQTKRLDMMNLREYAEFYDDLVSTGQLDSNDYYADPSLLGVGTNWQDAIFRTALQHQHQVSAEGGTDKIKYYVSASYMDQDGTLIGSNFNRYSFRVNLDSQLKKWLKIGVSATYSATAEDLKLADSDQGIVNYSLQTIPDIPIYDIDGNYATIVREGYTNPNPIALALMDDILLDRQKLTGNIFFDVTPFKKLVWHAELGYDISSSKGERYKPMIDLGTWKRQSNESGIQKNSNSFWQLKNYITYTDNIDSHHFTAMIGQECWESQYDNTSIFNTSLPSDEVHNPALGAGTPTINAGFGSSSMASFFTRLTYNYAERYSATYTYRYDGSSNFGPDNRWAGFHSFAASWRFSNENFFKPFETVLSNGKLRLGWGQTGNSNIGGYRWGTTISRMPSGLGMGYRPANIPNTSIKWESQEQWNIGIDLSFFHERINLTADWYTKKSTDMLMPLQLPSYMGTSGNGSSALAAPYGNYGSIENRGLEFSLNTRPVIGQFQWDSDFQISFNRNKLKGLSGTSNAQIVGYGQWSDVVSVSSVGESLYNFYGYVCDGVYKDLEDLQTSAKPEKYPADGIFNRANTVWVGDLKYKDISGPDGKPDGVINEYDKTNIGSPMPDFTFGWTNTFRYKSFDLSVFINGSYGNKVFNYLSMKLTHMNSAWVNQLNTVADRAQLVPIDPDKVYPNGGKWYDDVTNVKVNNPTTSTPRASIQDPNDNDRISDRYIEDGSYIRFKNITLGYTFPQSMIKKVGLANLRVYANIQNLLTISKYDGYDPEIGASTASSNVYGLDNGRYPSPTVYSFGLNVSF from the coding sequence ATGTTGTTTCTAACGGCACTCTTGATGAGTTGTCATGTGATGGCCCAACAAACCTATGTTACCGGTACAATTACCGATGCAAATGATGGTTCTCCGATGATTGGTGCCAATGTATTGGTGAAAGGTACTACTACGGGTACTATTTCTGATATTAATGGTAATTTTACTCTGAATATTCCAACAGGGAAATCAACGTTGAAAATTTCTTGTATTGGATATAGAACACAGGTAATAAGGCTGAAATCAGGGCAGAAAGTCGTGAAGATAATCATGAAAGAGGATTCAGAATTGATCGATGAAATTGTGGTTGTGGGTTATGGAACCATGAAGAAGAGCGATTTATCTGGAGCTTCAGCCTCCATGAGTGAAGATCAAATAAAAGGTTCGGTTATAACTAACCTTGATCAATCTTTTCAGGGGCGTGTAGCAGGGGTTACTGCTGTTTCAACTTCTGGTGCCCCGGGTGCTTCATCTTCTATTCGTGTTCGTGGGCAAGCTACTATCAATGCTGATGCGGAACCTTTATACGTTATTGATGGTGTAATTGTTCAGGGTGGAGGACGAAGAGGCGCTGATTTTGGCTTAGGAGACGCATTAGGGAATGGCTCTGTATCTACTATTTCTCCATTATCAACTATTAATCCTTCGGATATTGTATCTATGGAAATTTTAAAGGATGCATCGGCTACTGCTATTTATGGGGCACAAGGCTCTAATGGAGTCGTTCTTATTACGACTAAGCGAGGTAAAGTAGGAGAAGCAAAATTCACTTATGATGGAATGATGGCTGTACAACGCCAAACAAAACGATTGGACATGATGAATCTTCGTGAGTATGCCGAATTTTACGATGATTTGGTTTCTACAGGGCAGTTAGATAGTAATGATTATTATGCTGATCCTTCTTTGCTTGGAGTAGGGACTAACTGGCAAGATGCTATTTTCCGTACGGCTTTACAACACCAGCATCAAGTTTCCGCGGAAGGTGGTACGGACAAAATTAAGTATTATGTTTCTGCCTCTTACATGGATCAAGATGGGACTTTAATTGGTTCGAACTTTAATCGTTATTCTTTTCGGGTTAATTTAGATAGCCAACTAAAAAAATGGTTGAAAATAGGAGTGAGTGCAACTTATTCAGCTACAGCCGAAGATTTGAAATTGGCTGATAGTGATCAAGGTATTGTTAATTATTCTTTGCAAACTATTCCTGATATTCCTATCTACGATATAGATGGAAATTATGCAACGATAGTTCGTGAAGGTTATACTAATCCAAACCCTATTGCTTTAGCATTGATGGATGATATATTATTAGATCGCCAAAAATTAACCGGAAATATATTCTTTGATGTTACTCCATTTAAGAAATTAGTATGGCATGCTGAATTGGGTTATGATATTAGTTCATCAAAAGGTGAACGTTATAAACCGATGATTGATTTAGGGACATGGAAACGTCAAAGTAATGAAAGCGGTATTCAGAAAAATAGTAACTCTTTTTGGCAACTGAAGAATTATATTACTTATACAGATAATATAGATAGCCACCATTTTACTGCAATGATAGGTCAGGAGTGTTGGGAGTCTCAATATGATAACACTAGTATCTTTAATACAAGTCTTCCTTCGGATGAGGTACATAACCCTGCTTTAGGTGCAGGAACACCAACTATCAATGCTGGCTTCGGGAGCTCTTCTATGGCTTCTTTTTTCACTCGTCTGACATATAATTATGCAGAACGCTATTCAGCTACATATACTTATCGATATGATGGCTCCTCTAATTTTGGTCCTGATAATCGTTGGGCCGGCTTTCACTCGTTTGCTGCTTCTTGGCGTTTCTCCAATGAAAATTTCTTTAAACCTTTTGAAACGGTTTTGAGCAATGGAAAATTGCGTTTAGGTTGGGGACAAACCGGAAATTCTAATATTGGAGGATACAGATGGGGAACTACTATTTCGAGAATGCCTTCCGGTTTAGGAATGGGATATCGCCCTGCTAATATACCAAACACAAGCATTAAGTGGGAGTCTCAAGAGCAATGGAATATTGGTATTGATTTATCTTTTTTTCATGAACGGATTAATTTAACGGCTGATTGGTATACTAAGAAATCCACTGACATGTTAATGCCTTTGCAATTACCTTCTTATATGGGCACATCAGGTAATGGTTCTTCTGCATTGGCTGCTCCTTATGGAAATTATGGAAGTATTGAAAATAGAGGTTTGGAATTTTCCTTAAATACACGCCCTGTTATAGGTCAATTTCAATGGGATTCTGATTTTCAAATTTCATTTAATAGAAATAAATTGAAAGGACTTTCCGGAACGTCTAATGCACAGATTGTTGGTTACGGACAATGGTCTGATGTAGTTAGTGTTTCTAGCGTGGGTGAATCTTTGTATAATTTTTATGGATACGTATGTGATGGCGTTTATAAAGATTTAGAAGATTTACAGACATCTGCGAAACCTGAAAAATATCCTGCGGATGGAATTTTTAACCGGGCAAATACAGTTTGGGTAGGAGACTTGAAATACAAAGATATTAGTGGACCTGATGGAAAACCTGATGGTGTAATTAACGAGTACGATAAGACCAATATCGGTTCTCCGATGCCTGATTTCACCTTTGGTTGGACGAATACATTCCGTTACAAGAGTTTTGATTTATCGGTGTTTATTAATGGGTCTTATGGGAATAAAGTTTTTAATTACTTAAGCATGAAGCTAACGCATATGAATTCTGCATGGGTTAATCAATTGAATACCGTTGCAGATCGCGCGCAATTGGTTCCTATAGATCCCGACAAGGTATATCCTAATGGTGGGAAATGGTATGACGACGTTACAAATGTAAAAGTGAATAATCCCACAACTTCTACTCCTCGAGCTTCTATCCAAGATCCTAACGATAATGATCGTATTAGTGATCGTTACATAGAAGATGGTTCATATATTCGTTTCAAAAATATTACTTTGGGTTATACATTTCCCCAAAGTATGATTAAGAAAGTAGGTTTGGCAAACTTGCGTGTATATGCTAATATACAGAACCTATTGACTATTAGTAAGTATGATGGTTATGATCCTGAGATTGGTGCTAGTACTGCTAGTTCTAATGTCTATGGCTTAGATAATGGACGTTATCCGTCGCCTACGGTTTATTCATTCGGTTTGAATGTTTCTTTCTAA